The Danio rerio strain Tuebingen ecotype United States chromosome 10, GRCz12tu, whole genome shotgun sequence genome contains a region encoding:
- the mmp13a gene encoding collagenase 3a isoform X1, whose product MKTCFRLCVFVTLLFSGHSNPIAPLAGGDQDTLAENYLTRLYGLPKQPAQSPSSSGGEKRSSDMSLRLKEMQQFFKLKVTGKLDQETLEVMKKPRCGVPDIKAYSTFPGDYKWKKHQLTYRIENYTLDMSVAEVDDSISRALKVWADVTPLRFTRIYSGTADIMIFFATGDHGDGYPFDGPNGFLAHAYPPYEGVGGDAHFDDDETFSYRSPQYYTLFSVAAHEFGHSLGLGHSRDPGALMYPTYVYRDMDRFILPRDDVNGIQSLYGPNTDVNTDDSKPTPPVTPNTCDPNLVLDAVTMLRGEIMFFKNSFFWRSYPQSPDVELQLIQSFWPEIPDNIDAAFESVIQDKVFLIKGEKVWALYGYDIVQGYPKSLSMFRLRKNVKKIDAVLYKEDSNTILFFANNQVYSYNERMKKMDKGFPKPVQKVFPGMTGKVTAAFQYRGFNYLFSGSKMLEFGSNNKLLRVLNNNYFLPCK is encoded by the exons atgaagacctgcttcaggcTGTGTGTTTTCGTTACTCTGCTGTTTTCAGGCCACAGCAACCCGATCGCGCCGCTTGCTGGAGGAGACCAAGACACACTCGCAGAG AATTACCTGACTCGACTGTATGGGCTGCCGAAACAGCCTGCACAGAGCCCGAGCTCGTCTGGTGGTGAGAAACGTTCCAGCGATATGAGTCTGAGGCTCAAGGAGATGCAGCAGTTTTTTAAGCTCAAGGTGACTGGAAAGCTGGACCAGGAGACGCTGGAGGTGATGAAAAAGCCCCGCTGCGGAGTTCCAGACATCAAGGCCTACTCAACCTTTCCTGGAGACTACAAGTGGAAAAAACATCAGCTGACCTACAG GATTGAGAACTACACCCTTGACATGTCAGTGGCTGAGGTGGACGACTCCATCAGTAGAGCTCTGAAGGTGTGGGCTGACGTTACTCCACTGAGATTCACTCGCATCTACAGCGGCACAGCAGACATCATGATCTTCTTCGCCACTGGAG ATCATGGAGATGGCTACCCATTTGATGGACCCAATGGATTTCTGGCTCATGCCTATCCTCCATATGAGGGCGTTGGTGGCGACGCTCATTTCGACGATGACGAGACATTCAGTTACAGATCTCCTCAAT ATTACACCCTGTTCTCGGTGGCGGCCCATGAGTTCGGACATTCTCTAGGTCTAGGACACTCGCGGGATCCCGGTGCACTCATGTATCCCACCTACGTTTACAGAGACATGGATAGATTTATCCTCCCTCGAGATGATGTCAATGGAATCCAGTCACTTTATg GCCCAAACACTGACGTCAATACCGATGATTCAAAACCAACCCCACCAGTTACCCCGAACACATGTGATCCCAATCTGGTCCTGGACGCCGTCACCATGCTCCGTGGAGAGATTATGTTCTTCAAGAACAG CTTCTTCTGGCGCAGTTATCCTCAGAGCCCAGATGTTGAACTGCAACTCATTCAAAGCTTCTGGCCTGAGATTCCAGATAACATCGATGCCGCTTTCGAGAGTGTCATCCAGGACAAAGTCTTCCTGATCAAAG GTGAGAAGGTTTGGGCTCTCTATGGCTATGATATTGTGCAAGGCTATCCCAAGAGTCTCAGCATGTTCCGTCTGCGGAAAAATGTGAAGAAAATCGACGCAGTCCTCTACAAGGAAGACAGCAACACAATCCTCTTTTTCGCCAACAACCAGGTTTACAG TtataatgaaagaatgaagaaaatGGATAAAGGTTTTCCTAAACCAGTGCAGAAGGTTTTCCCTGGAATGACCGGGAAGGTCACCGCAGCCTTCCAGTATAGAG gtTTTAACTACCTCTTCAGTGGATCAAAGATGCTTGAGTTTGGCTCCAACAACAAGCTGTTACGCGTCCTGAACAACAATTATTTCCTGCCGTGCAAATAA